In a genomic window of Streptomyces koelreuteriae:
- a CDS encoding SURF1 family cytochrome oxidase biogenesis protein: protein MYRFLMSRQWVILTLIALLLIPTMIRLGIWQMHRYEERTARNQLVSDALAADPVPVEKLTEPGHTVTSAERYRTVSAKGRFDTEDEVVVRRRTNSDDEVGYHILTPFVLDDGKVLLVNRGWIPSDGPSQTAFPKVPAPPAGEVTVTGRLMPDETTEASGIKNLQGLPDRQIMLINSEQEARRLDARVLGGYIAQTAPEPKGDTPELLGNPGEEDAALNYAYAYQWWLFAAAVPVGWVILARREARDRAQKAAEAADTTETEPATV, encoded by the coding sequence GTGTACCGCTTCCTGATGTCCCGGCAGTGGGTGATCCTCACACTGATCGCCCTGCTTCTCATCCCCACGATGATCAGGCTGGGCATCTGGCAGATGCATCGCTACGAGGAGCGCACCGCCCGGAACCAGCTGGTCTCGGACGCGCTGGCGGCCGACCCGGTGCCCGTGGAGAAGCTGACGGAGCCCGGGCACACCGTCACCAGCGCCGAGCGGTACCGCACCGTGAGCGCGAAGGGTCGCTTCGACACCGAGGACGAGGTCGTCGTCCGCCGCCGCACCAACTCCGACGACGAGGTCGGCTACCACATCCTCACCCCGTTCGTCCTCGACGACGGCAAGGTCCTGCTGGTCAACCGGGGCTGGATCCCCTCCGACGGCCCGAGCCAGACCGCGTTCCCGAAGGTGCCCGCACCGCCGGCCGGCGAGGTCACCGTCACCGGGCGGCTGATGCCCGACGAGACGACCGAGGCGAGCGGCATCAAGAACCTTCAAGGCCTGCCGGACCGGCAGATCATGCTGATCAACAGCGAGCAGGAGGCACGGCGCCTGGACGCCCGGGTGCTCGGCGGCTACATCGCCCAGACGGCCCCCGAGCCCAAGGGCGACACCCCCGAACTCCTCGGCAACCCGGGCGAGGAGGACGCCGCGCTGAACTACGCCTACGCCTATCAGTGGTGGCTGTTCGCCGCGGCCGTCCCGGTCGGCTGGGTGATCCTGGCCCGCCGCGAAGCCCGCGACCGGGCCCAGAAGGCGGCCGAGGCCGCCGACACGACGGAGACCGAGCCGGCGACCGTGTGA
- a CDS encoding carbon starvation CstA family protein: MPVSVLPESDRSAPEKRRMPLKSLLLWAALSLLGAIAWGVLALARGEEISAVWLVVAALGSYAIAYRFYSRFVARRVLGPDDRRATPAERLEDGVDFHPTDRRVLLGHHFAAIAGAGPLVGPVLAAQMGYLPGTLWIVAGVIFAGAVQDMVVLFLSMRRDGKSLGQMARDEIGRWGGAAALIAVFAIMIILLGVLALVVVNALAHSPWGTFSVAMTIPIALFMGFWLHILRPGRVVETSLIGVALLLLAIVGGSWIQQSSLASAFTLSPTTLVFCLVGYGFVASVLPVWMLLAPRDYLSTFMKIGTIAMLAVGVVVAAPVLRADAVTDFASTGAGPVFAGSLFPFLFITIACGALSGFHALVASGTTPKLIQKESQVRMIGYGAMLMESFVAIMALIAAATLEPGLYYAMNAPAALLGTTAESASHAVAGLGFTITPDQLTQAAKAVEEQTLIARSGGAPTLAVGMSEIFSGVIGGTAMKAFWYHFAIMFEALFILTTVDAGTRVGRFMLQDMLGNVWKPAGRVNWKPGIWLCSALVVAAWGYFLYTGATDPLGGINQLFPLFGIANQLLAAIALAVCTTVLIKSGKLRWAWVTGVPLAWVVAITFTAGWQKIFSDDPKVGFFAQRARYADALDAGQILPPAKSPADMRTVVTNSTVDGVLIALFLLLVAVVLVNAAVVCVRAIRAPGPLPTTEAPYVESRIELPGQKPGEEPAEPLAGARS, from the coding sequence ATGCCCGTATCAGTCCTGCCCGAATCCGACCGGTCAGCGCCAGAAAAGCGGCGAATGCCCCTGAAGTCCCTCCTGCTCTGGGCCGCCCTCTCCCTGCTCGGCGCGATCGCCTGGGGCGTCCTCGCCCTCGCCCGGGGCGAGGAGATCTCGGCGGTCTGGCTGGTCGTCGCGGCGCTCGGCTCGTACGCCATCGCCTACCGTTTCTACTCCCGCTTCGTCGCCCGGCGGGTGCTGGGGCCCGACGACCGCCGGGCCACGCCCGCCGAGCGCCTCGAGGACGGCGTCGACTTCCACCCCACCGACCGCCGGGTGCTGCTCGGCCACCACTTCGCCGCGATCGCCGGCGCCGGGCCGCTGGTGGGGCCGGTCCTCGCGGCGCAGATGGGCTATCTGCCCGGGACGCTGTGGATCGTCGCCGGTGTGATCTTCGCGGGCGCGGTGCAGGACATGGTCGTGCTGTTCCTGTCCATGCGGCGGGACGGGAAGTCGCTCGGGCAGATGGCCCGGGACGAGATCGGCCGCTGGGGCGGGGCCGCCGCCCTGATCGCCGTGTTCGCCATCATGATCATCCTGCTGGGTGTGCTGGCCCTGGTCGTCGTCAACGCCCTCGCCCACTCCCCGTGGGGCACCTTCTCCGTCGCGATGACCATCCCCATCGCCCTGTTCATGGGCTTCTGGCTGCACATCCTGCGCCCGGGCCGGGTCGTCGAGACCAGCCTGATCGGCGTCGCGCTTCTGCTGCTCGCCATCGTCGGGGGCAGCTGGATCCAGCAGTCCTCCCTGGCCTCCGCCTTCACCCTCAGCCCCACGACCCTCGTGTTCTGCCTGGTCGGCTACGGCTTCGTCGCCTCCGTGCTGCCGGTGTGGATGCTGCTCGCGCCGCGCGACTACCTCTCCACCTTCATGAAGATCGGCACGATCGCGATGCTGGCGGTGGGCGTGGTGGTCGCCGCCCCGGTCCTGCGCGCGGACGCGGTGACCGACTTCGCCTCGACGGGCGCGGGACCCGTCTTCGCGGGCTCGCTCTTCCCCTTCCTCTTCATCACCATCGCCTGCGGGGCGCTCTCCGGCTTCCACGCCCTGGTCGCCTCCGGCACCACGCCGAAGCTGATCCAGAAGGAGTCCCAGGTCCGGATGATCGGCTACGGCGCCATGCTGATGGAGTCGTTCGTCGCGATCATGGCGCTGATCGCGGCGGCCACTCTGGAGCCGGGCCTGTACTACGCCATGAACGCCCCGGCGGCCCTCCTCGGCACCACGGCCGAGTCGGCGTCCCACGCGGTCGCCGGACTCGGCTTCACGATCACCCCCGACCAGCTCACCCAGGCCGCCAAGGCCGTGGAGGAACAGACGTTGATCGCCCGCTCGGGAGGAGCCCCGACCCTCGCGGTCGGCATGTCGGAGATCTTCTCCGGGGTCATCGGCGGCACCGCGATGAAGGCCTTCTGGTACCACTTCGCGATCATGTTCGAGGCGCTGTTCATCCTGACGACCGTGGACGCGGGCACCCGGGTCGGCCGCTTCATGCTCCAGGACATGCTCGGCAACGTCTGGAAGCCGGCCGGCCGGGTCAACTGGAAGCCGGGCATCTGGCTGTGCAGCGCCCTGGTTGTCGCGGCCTGGGGCTACTTCCTCTACACCGGCGCCACCGACCCGCTCGGCGGAATCAACCAGCTCTTCCCGCTCTTCGGCATCGCCAACCAGCTGCTCGCCGCGATCGCCCTGGCCGTCTGCACCACGGTACTGATCAAGTCCGGGAAACTGCGCTGGGCCTGGGTCACCGGCGTCCCGCTCGCCTGGGTCGTCGCCATCACCTTCACCGCCGGCTGGCAGAAGATCTTCTCCGACGACCCGAAGGTGGGCTTCTTCGCCCAGCGCGCCCGCTACGCCGACGCCCTCGACGCCGGCCAGATCCTGCCGCCCGCCAAGAGCCCGGCCGACATGCGGACCGTCGTCACCAACTCCACGGTCGACGGCGTCCTGATCGCCCTCTTCCTGCTGCTGGTCGCCGTGGTGCTCGTGAACGCGGCGGTGGTGTGCGTACGGGCGATCCGCGCCCCGGGTCCCTTGCCGACCACCGAGGCACCGTACGTCGAGTCCCGCATCGAGCTGCCGGGGCAGAAGCCGGGAGAGGAGCCGGCCGAGCCCCTGGCGGGAGCCCGCTCATGA